One window of Polycladomyces subterraneus genomic DNA carries:
- a CDS encoding lysine 5,6-aminomutase subunit alpha: MEAKLQLDPGQIDRARRAAADIATEVDLFVASRTTVAVERTVLRLMGIDGVDAEEVPLPNVVVDHLKEREQLELGAATWVINAMLALGLNPQEIAEQVAVGTLDLTRIPLRDRAEIQRKGAELAHIGLNKIEANRKQRDDLIARLGEGPKPYLYLIVATGDIYEDVVQGRAAARQGADIIAVIRSTGQSLIDYVPYGATCEGFGGTYATQENFRIMRRALDEVGEEVGRYIRLCNYCSGLCMPEIAVMGALERLDVMLNDALYGILFRDINMQRTLIDQSFSRMINAYAGIMINTGEDNYLTTADAVEAAHTVLASQFINEQLALLSGLRPQQMGLGHAFEMNPDLEDGLLMEIAQAQMARQIFPDAPLKYMPPTKHMTGNIFKGHIQDALFNLVSILTGQGVQLLGMMTEAMHTPHIHDRKLAIENALYIFNNARHLGEEILFRPGGRIERRAQEVLAQAVAMLEEVRRIGLFTAIERGMFADVKRPLHGGRGLSGVLEKGEDYFNPFETELRQRLGLPNRGEEGDDDRLHTGEALRGHVE, encoded by the coding sequence ATGGAGGCCAAATTGCAACTGGACCCTGGTCAGATCGATCGAGCCCGGCGGGCGGCGGCGGACATCGCAACTGAAGTGGACCTTTTTGTTGCATCGCGCACCACAGTGGCGGTGGAGCGGACAGTGTTGCGGTTGATGGGCATCGACGGGGTGGATGCTGAGGAAGTTCCTTTGCCCAACGTGGTTGTGGACCACCTGAAGGAACGGGAACAACTGGAACTCGGGGCGGCCACATGGGTGATCAACGCGATGCTCGCGCTGGGGCTGAACCCGCAAGAGATCGCTGAACAAGTAGCAGTCGGTACACTGGATCTCACCCGGATTCCCCTGCGGGACCGGGCGGAAATCCAGCGGAAAGGGGCGGAGCTGGCTCATATTGGATTGAACAAAATCGAAGCCAACCGGAAACAACGGGATGATTTAATCGCCCGTTTGGGGGAAGGCCCCAAACCGTATCTGTATCTGATCGTTGCCACGGGCGATATCTACGAGGACGTGGTACAAGGAAGAGCGGCAGCGCGTCAGGGTGCGGACATCATCGCTGTGATCCGCAGTACCGGCCAGAGCCTGATCGACTATGTCCCTTACGGTGCGACCTGCGAAGGCTTTGGCGGTACCTATGCCACGCAGGAAAACTTCCGCATCATGCGGCGGGCACTGGACGAGGTTGGAGAGGAAGTGGGCCGCTACATCCGTCTGTGTAACTACTGCTCCGGGCTGTGTATGCCGGAGATCGCGGTGATGGGGGCATTGGAGCGGTTGGATGTCATGCTGAACGATGCCTTGTACGGGATTCTCTTCCGCGATATCAACATGCAGCGCACCTTGATCGACCAGTCATTCTCCCGGATGATCAACGCCTACGCCGGCATCATGATCAATACCGGGGAGGACAACTATCTGACCACGGCGGATGCGGTAGAGGCAGCCCACACCGTATTGGCATCCCAGTTTATCAACGAACAACTAGCGCTCCTCTCCGGTCTTCGACCACAGCAGATGGGACTGGGTCACGCCTTTGAGATGAACCCCGACCTCGAGGACGGACTGTTGATGGAGATCGCCCAAGCCCAGATGGCCCGGCAGATTTTCCCCGACGCCCCGCTCAAATACATGCCGCCGACCAAACACATGACCGGCAACATTTTCAAAGGCCACATCCAGGATGCGTTGTTCAACCTGGTCAGCATCCTGACAGGGCAAGGCGTGCAACTGTTGGGAATGATGACGGAAGCGATGCACACGCCGCATATTCACGACCGCAAATTGGCGATTGAAAACGCCCTATACATTTTCAACAACGCGCGGCATCTGGGAGAGGAAATTCTGTTCCGACCGGGTGGACGGATCGAGCGGCGCGCGCAAGAGGTGTTGGCCCAAGCCGTCGCCATGCTGGAGGAAGTGCGCCGGATCGGGCTGTTTACTGCGATCGAACGCGGGATGTTTGCCGATGTGAAACGACCGCTCCATGGCGGACGGGGACTGTCCGGTGTGTTGGAAAAGGGAGAGGACTACTTCAATCCGTTTGAAACCGAACTGAGACAACGACTGGGTCTTCCGAACAGGGGGGAAGAGGGCGATGACGATCGACTTCACACGGGTGAAGCCCTACGGGGACACGTTGAATGA